A genomic region of Antennarius striatus isolate MH-2024 chromosome 2, ASM4005453v1, whole genome shotgun sequence contains the following coding sequences:
- the LOC137610252 gene encoding probable G-protein coupled receptor 173 — MANQSFAIDGPGSLLSVLASQSGLARGSSSSDGGSNSGGISATDVSAYFKLVFLGLIICVSLVGNLLVSLLVLRNRTLHKAPYFFLLDLCLADAVRSAACFPFVLVSVHNSSAWTYSALSCKVVAFMAVLFCFHAAFMLFCVAVTRYLAIAHHRFYAKRMTIWTCAAIICMVWTLAVAMAFPPVFDVGTYKFIRDEDQCIFEHRYLKTNDTLGFMLMLAVVVLATHGFYAKLLLFEYRHRKMKPVQLVPAISQNWTFHGPGATGQAAANWIAGFGRGPMPPTLLGIRQNLHNQHRRLLGMEEVRSERRLGRMFYTITLLFLVLWAPYIVACFWRVFVKSCSIPHRYLSITVWMSFAQAGVNPIFCLLLNEDLRKVLRAHLPTYWRTKQHLPQDEAYCIM; from the coding sequence ATGGCTAACCAGAGCTTCGCCATCGATGGCCCCGGCAGTTTGCTGTCTGTGCTGGCTTCGCAGAGCGGACTGGCGAGAGGCAGCAGCAGTAGCGACGGCGGCAGCAACAGTGGAGGAATCTCCGCCACGGATGTGTCTGCCTACTTTAAGCTGGTCTTCTTGGGTCTGATCATCTGTGTGAGTCTTGTAGGCAACCTCTTGGTCTCTCTGCTGGTCTTACGAAACAGGACACTTCACAAGGCTCCCTACTTCTTTCTCCTGGACCTGTGCCTGGCCGATGCAGTTCGCTCCGCCGCTTGCTTCCCTTTTGTGCTGGTTTCCGTCCACAACAGTTCGGCCTGGACTTACAGCGCCTTGAGTTGTAAAGTTGTGGCTTTTATGGctgttctcttttgttttcacgCTGCCTTCATGCTGTTTTGCGTGGCCGTCACCCGCTACCTTGCTATCGCCCACCACCGATTCTATGCCAAACGCATGACTATCTGGACCTGCGCTGCCATCATATGCATGGTGTGGACTCTGGCTGTCGCCATGGCGTTCCCACCTGTCTTTGACGTAGGGACGTACAAGTTCATCCGCGACGAGGATCAGTGCATTTTTGAACATCGCTACTTGAAGACCAACGACACCCTGGGTTTCATGCTCATGCTGGCTGTGGTGGTTCTCGCCACCCACGGTTTCTACGccaagctgctgctgtttgagtACAGGCACCGCAAGATGAAACCTGTCCAGCTAGTCCCGGCTATCAGCCAGAACTGGACCTTCCATGGCCCTGGAGCCACAGGTCAAGCTGCAGCGAACTGGATTGCAGGGTTCGGTCGTGGTCCCATGCCACCGACTCTGTTGGGCATCAGGCAAAATTTACACAATCAACACCGGCGGCTGCTTGGGATGGAAGaagtgaggtcagagaggaggctGGGTAGGATGTTCTACACCATCACCCTGCTCTTCCTCGTCCTCTGGGCTCCGTACATCGTGGCGTGTTTCTGGAGGGTGTTTGTCAAGTCCTGCTCTATCCCTCACAGGTACCTCTCCATCACAGTGTGGATGAGCTTCGCCCAAGCCGGAGTCAATCCCATCTTCTGTCTCCTGCTTAACGAGGACTTGAGGAAAGTGCTGAGAGCTCACCTGCCAACCTACTGGAGGACTAAACAACACCTGCCCCAGGACGAGGCCTACTGCATTATGTGA